The window CCTATGGCACCTTCCGCCGCGGCCGCTCGCAGCTGATTTCCGCCGCCTTCCGGCCGTTGATCGGCAAGCATGCCAACGGCCCGCTCGGCCGCCTGATCGACATGATGGCGATCTTCGCCACGCTGTTCGGCTCGGCGGCCTCGCTGGGCCTGGGCGCGCTGCAGATTGCCGGTGGCCTGGAATACAACGGCTGGATCGAAAGCCCCGGCAAGCTGTTCTACATCTCGATCATCACCCTGCTGACCATCGCCTTCGTCACCTCGGCGGTGTCGGGCATCGGCAAGGGCATCCAGTGGCTGTCCAACACCAACATGGTGCTGGCGCTGGTGCTGGCGGTGTTCGTGTTCATGGTCGGCCCGGCCCTGCTGATGCTCAACCTGCTGCCAACCTCGATCGGCATCTACGTCAAGATGCTGCCGGAAATGATGGCCCGTACCAACGCCAGCGGCGGTGAACAGATGAACAACTGGCTGGCCGGCTGGACCGTATTCTACTGGGCCTGGTGGATTTCCTGGACGCCGTTCGTGGGCATGTTCATCGCCCGCATCAGCCGCGGCCGCACCATCCGCCAGTTCGTTACCGGAGTGCTGCTGGTACCGAGCCTGGTCAGCCTGGTGTGGTTCACCATCTTTGGCGGCGCGGGTATCGACGCCCTGCGTGAAGGCGCCTTCCAGCTGGCCAATGGTGCGGTCAACAGCAACCACGCGCTGTACCAGTTGCTGGACAGCTACCCGCTGGCCTCGGCGACATCAGTGCTGGTGATGGTTCTGGTGGGTATCTTCTTCGTCTCCGGTGCCGACGCGGCCTCGCTGGTGATGGGCACGCTGTCGGAACACGGCACCACCACACCATCGCGACGTACGGTGATCTTCTGGGGTGCGCTGACCGGTACTGTGGCGGCGATCATGCTGGCAATCGGTGACCCGCGCGACCCCGGCGAGGCACTGACCGGCCTGCAGAACCTGACCATCGTCGTGGCCCTGCCGTTCGTGGTGGTGATGGTGCTGCTGTGCCTTGCGCTGTACCGCGACCTGCGCAAGGACCCGATGATGCTGCGCCACCTGCGCGGCAACGAACTGATCGAGAAGGCCGTGTTGTATGGCGCGGTGAAGCATGGCGAAGAGTTCTACATCGTGGTGCAGGAGAAGAAGACTTCGACCAAGCCGGCGTCGGCAGAGGCCGAAGTGACCGGCAACTGACCTGGCAAGTTTGTGGAATCGGGGGCTGCTGCGCAGCCCCCGATCAAGATGCCTTCACTGCCGTGATCAGCCCTTCAACGCCGCCTCTATCCTGGCCACATCGATCTTGCCCATCTGCATCATGGCATCAAACGCCCGCTTGGCCGCCGCCCGGTCGGGGTGGCCGATGGCTTCGATGAGGATGCGCGGGGTGATCTGCCACGAAATCCCCCATTTATCCTTGCACCAGCCGCAGACACTGGCCTCCCCGCCGTTGCCGACAATGGCATCCCACAAGCGGTCGGTCTCGGCCTGGTCCTCGGTGCTGACCTGGAATGAAAACGCCTCGCAATGCGTGAAGGCCTTGCCTCCGTTGAGCCCCACGCAGGGAATACCCATGACGCTGAACTCCACGGTAATCACGTCACCCTGTTTCCCGGATGGATAATCAGCAGGTGCCTGATGCACCGCTATCACTGTCGTGTCAGGGAAGACGCTGGCGTAAAAGTTCGCGGCCTCCTCGGCGTCGTTGTCGTACCAGAGGCAGATTGTGTTCTTGGCTGTCATGGTCTTGTTCCAAGAAAGGGTCTGAGCCTTTGAGTCTAGTCTCACAGTCGCCGGTTGAAGTCCTGCAACATCCTGCAGACATTTCCGACATCAGGTAGTGAACCTGCTGACAAAAAAACGGTCTTTCGCTGACGGTCAACCCACCGACCGGTTCATCGGCCCAGTCACCGGGCCTACTTTTTGTCCTGTTTCAGCGAAGACCCAACATGCCCGATTCCCGCCCAACTGCTTCCGCCCTCACTGCCCTGCGCGGCGGCCTGATCGCCACCTTGGTGGCCCTTGCCGCACCGGTGCACGCCGAAGAGCCTGCCAGCGATGCACGCTGGGTCAGCGACAGCCTGAGCACCTACGTGCGCAGCGGCCCCACCGATGGCCACCGCATTGTCGGTACGCTCAAGTCCGGACAGAAGCTGACCCTGATCGGCAGCCAGGGCAACTACAGCCAGGTGCGCGGGCAGAACGGCGATGTGGTGTGGATTCTCAGCAACGACCTGCAGTCGGTGCCAGGCCAGGGCGAGCGCCTGCCGCAGCTCGATGCCCAGGTCGCGGACCTGACCGGGCAGCTGAAGAACATCGACGACAGCTGGAAGAATCGCGTACAGGGCATGCAGGAAACCCTCGATTCACGCAAGAAGCTGATCGACGAACTTGAAGCACGCAACAAGGCGCTGAATGAACAGCTCGACCAGAGCCAGTCGCAGCTGCGCGATACCCAGGCACGCCTGGGGGACGAGAACAAGCAGGTTATGATGCGCTACATGGTGTATGGCGGCAGCATTGCCGGCGCGGGCTTGCTGGCGGGGCTGATCCTGCCGTCGCTGACCCGTGGGCGCAGGAAGAACGATCGCTGGTTCTGAAGACGGCGCCAGCCTGCGCTGGCCTCTTCGCGGGTAAACCCCACAGTAACCACGCTGGCCTTGAGCCTGTTGGAGATACTGTAGGAGCGGGTTTACCCGCGAAGAGGCCAGCAAGGGCTTACTTGCTACGTGCCTTGTTGTAGATAGTCTTGGCTTGGTCCGCCGAGGCCTGACACTGAGTCATATCTCCCTTGCTCTGAGCATCCTTGGCATTTTGCAAGTGGACTTTGAAGTCATGGGCCATGCCGCCATGCATTGCCTGGCCACTGGCCTTTTCGAAATCCTCAAGCTCCTTGATCTTGGCCGCACAGTTGCTCGCCGGGTCTGCGTGTGCGGCAAAACTGAGGACCGAGGCAATCACCAGCAAAGGTATGCATTTCGTGGATTTCATGGAGCGTTCTCCTGGAAAACCTGAGGGGTCGTCGAGATGACACTGGCTCGACGCAGCAAACAGCATAGTCGGCCATACGCCCCGGCGCCTCGGCTCAGCCCGGGGGCTATGCCCCCTCGGTAAACAGGAAATCGATGAACACCCGCACCCGCAACGGCATGTGCCGGGCCTGGGGGTAGATCAGCATGAACGGCCGCGAGGTGCCGCCAAACTCGGCGAGCACTTCCACCAGTTCGCCACTGGCCAGTGCGTCCTGCACGGTAAAGCGGTAAGCCTGCATCAGCCCGCCGCCGTGGCGCACCAGCGTGGCGGTGGCGAGGAAGTCGCCCAGGCAGGTGAACCCACCCTGGGTTTCGATCTCCACCTGCTGGCCATCCTGAAGGAAGCTCCACGGCGGGCGGCGGCCACTGCTGGGCAGTTCGAACTGGATGCACTCATGTTGCAGCAAGTCGTGCGGTGTTCGTGGCGTGCCAGCACGGGCCAGGTAACCCGGCGTGGCCACCACCACCAGTTCGGCATCTTCCAGGCGACGCGCCACCAGCCGCGAATCGGCCGGCTCGCGGCCACGAATGGCCAGGTCGAACGGCTCCTCGGCAAAGTCGACGTTGCGGTTGCTGACATGCACATCCACCTGCACCTTGGGGTAGCGCTGGCGAAACCGCGGCAGCAGCGGCAACAGCCGGTGATGAGCATAGGGCGTGGGTGCACTGATACGCAGCAGACCGCTCGGCTCGACCTGCCCGCCCGTGACCTGGCGCTCGGCCTCCACCAACTGCCCCAGTGCCTGCCGGCATTGCTGATAGTAGGCCTGGCCGGCTGCGGACAGGCGCATCTGCCGGGTGGTGCGGACGAACAGGCGCACACCCAGGCGCTCTTCCAGGCGCGCCACGCTGCGGCTGACCGCCGCCGGGGTAACGCCGGCTTCCGTGGCCGCAGCGGTGAAGCTGCCGCTGTCGGCGGCCAGGCAGAACAGTTCCAGGCTGCCCAGTTGCAGGTCATCGAAATGGCGGGTCATGTCGGCTCGATTGATTACATGATGTATCGATTGAAATGCCCAGCGCCTCATTTTTCAAGTGCTGATTGCAACCTACAGTGGCTTCACACCGAGCCCATAGCTCACTTCACTGGAGATCATGCACATGAACACGCCACGCACCGTCATCATTACCGGGGCCTCGAGCGGCCTGGGTTTCGCCCTGGCCGAGGCCTTCCTCGAACGCGGCGACAACGTGGTCGGCAACGCCCGCAGCCAGGCCCGCCTTGAGCAAGCCGCCGCCCGCCTCGGCAACCCATCGCGCTTCATCGGCGTGGCTGGCGACATCGCCGAGCAGGGCACGGCCCAGCGCCTGTTCGCCAGCGCCGAGCAAGCCTTTGGCGGGGTCGACCTGCTGATCAACAACGCCGGCATCTTCATTGCCAAGCCGTTTGCCGAGTACAGCGAAGCGGATGTCGACGCCCTGATCGGCACCAACCTCAAGGGCTTCTTCTACCCGGCCCAGGAAGCGGCGCGGATCATGACCAGACAAGGGCATGGGCAGATCATCGCCATCACCGCCTCCATTGCCTTGCAACCGGACACCCGCGTGCCGGCCCTGCTGCCGGTACTGGTCAAGGGTGGCCTGAACCAGGCGGTGAAAGGCCTGGCACTGGAACTGGCAGCCAGCGGCGTGCAGGTGAATGCGGTGGCACCGGGGATCATCGATACACCGCTGCATGGCGGCAATACGCAAGGCATGGGCGCGCTGTCACCCAGCGGCCGCACCGGCTCGCCACAGGATGTCGTGGATGCAGTGTTGTACCTGGCCGACTCACGCTTCGTCAGCGGCGTGATCCTGCCGGTGGATGGCGGTAGCACCGCTGGCACCTGGCATTAACAGAGGAGCGAGCAACCATGCCTTATGTCCATATTCGCGTGACCGATGAAGGCGTCAGTGCTGAGCACAAGCGCCAACTGATCGAACAGACGACTTGCATGCTGGAGCGGGTGCTGGGCAAGCCGCCGGCCAGTACCTTTGTGGTGATCGAGGAGGTACCGACCGATAACTGGGGGGTTGGCGGCGAGACAGTGACTGCGGTGCGGGCCCGAGAGCGGGGTTGAAGCTTGGGGCCGCTGTGCGGCCCTTTCGCGACACAAGGCCGCTCCTACAAGAGGTCGCGTTCCCATGTAGGAGCGGCCTTGTGTCGCGAAAGGGCTGCAAAGCAGCCCCCAGGGCCCTCACTGGCGCAACCGCTCCAACGCCTGCAACACATACCCCGTTGCCCGCTCCACCTGCCCTTCCCGGCAGGCAATGCCCAGTTGCCGCCACAACCCCGGCCGCAGCGGCCGGCGGGCAATGCGCCGGTCCAGCTCGGCCGACTCCCCCTCCTGCGGCAGCAATGTCGCCCCATACCCAGCCCCGACCAGGCTCTTGATCGCATCGTTGTAGTTCAGCTCGATTCGCGGCTCAGGGTACAACCCCGCTGCCGCGAACCACTCGCCGGTCACCCGCGAAAGCTGGGTGCTGCTGTCGTTGAGGATCAACGCCCGCTGCGCCAGCCAGGCCGGCGTAACCTTGGCCGGTGGCTGCCAGTCGGCCGGCACGTAGGCCAGGATCGGGTCGCGCCGCCAGGGCGTAACCGCAAGCCCTTTACCAGACACCTGTGGCAAGGCCACCAGGCCGATATCCAGCGTGCCCTCGCGCAAGCGCGCCAGCGAGGCCTGGGAGGTCAGCACCTG of the Pseudomonas asiatica genome contains:
- a CDS encoding BCCT family transporter; the protein is MAKEHITETLDLGVTDPSKTAEARQDRRFEGKLDWIVFGFTSLLAIAFVLWGFLNQASLASSASSAQSWVILNFGWFFVLTSTLFVVFVLWLAASRYGRVPLGRDGEQPEFRTVSWVAMMFSAGMGIGLMFFGVAEPLSHYVSPPPGTATGQSSEAMQVAMATTLFHWTLHPWAMYAIVGLVIAYGTFRRGRSQLISAAFRPLIGKHANGPLGRLIDMMAIFATLFGSAASLGLGALQIAGGLEYNGWIESPGKLFYISIITLLTIAFVTSAVSGIGKGIQWLSNTNMVLALVLAVFVFMVGPALLMLNLLPTSIGIYVKMLPEMMARTNASGGEQMNNWLAGWTVFYWAWWISWTPFVGMFIARISRGRTIRQFVTGVLLVPSLVSLVWFTIFGGAGIDALREGAFQLANGAVNSNHALYQLLDSYPLASATSVLVMVLVGIFFVSGADAASLVMGTLSEHGTTTPSRRTVIFWGALTGTVAAIMLAIGDPRDPGEALTGLQNLTIVVALPFVVVMVLLCLALYRDLRKDPMMLRHLRGNELIEKAVLYGAVKHGEEFYIVVQEKKTSTKPASAEAEVTGN
- a CDS encoding VOC family protein, with the protein product MTAKNTICLWYDNDAEEAANFYASVFPDTTVIAVHQAPADYPSGKQGDVITVEFSVMGIPCVGLNGGKAFTHCEAFSFQVSTEDQAETDRLWDAIVGNGGEASVCGWCKDKWGISWQITPRILIEAIGHPDRAAAKRAFDAMMQMGKIDVARIEAALKG
- a CDS encoding TIGR04211 family SH3 domain-containing protein, producing the protein MPDSRPTASALTALRGGLIATLVALAAPVHAEEPASDARWVSDSLSTYVRSGPTDGHRIVGTLKSGQKLTLIGSQGNYSQVRGQNGDVVWILSNDLQSVPGQGERLPQLDAQVADLTGQLKNIDDSWKNRVQGMQETLDSRKKLIDELEARNKALNEQLDQSQSQLRDTQARLGDENKQVMMRYMVYGGSIAGAGLLAGLILPSLTRGRRKNDRWF
- a CDS encoding LysR family transcriptional regulator — protein: MTRHFDDLQLGSLELFCLAADSGSFTAAATEAGVTPAAVSRSVARLEERLGVRLFVRTTRQMRLSAAGQAYYQQCRQALGQLVEAERQVTGGQVEPSGLLRISAPTPYAHHRLLPLLPRFRQRYPKVQVDVHVSNRNVDFAEEPFDLAIRGREPADSRLVARRLEDAELVVVATPGYLARAGTPRTPHDLLQHECIQFELPSSGRRPPWSFLQDGQQVEIETQGGFTCLGDFLATATLVRHGGGLMQAYRFTVQDALASGELVEVLAEFGGTSRPFMLIYPQARHMPLRVRVFIDFLFTEGA
- a CDS encoding SDR family NAD(P)-dependent oxidoreductase, whose translation is MNTPRTVIITGASSGLGFALAEAFLERGDNVVGNARSQARLEQAAARLGNPSRFIGVAGDIAEQGTAQRLFASAEQAFGGVDLLINNAGIFIAKPFAEYSEADVDALIGTNLKGFFYPAQEAARIMTRQGHGQIIAITASIALQPDTRVPALLPVLVKGGLNQAVKGLALELAASGVQVNAVAPGIIDTPLHGGNTQGMGALSPSGRTGSPQDVVDAVLYLADSRFVSGVILPVDGGSTAGTWH
- a CDS encoding tautomerase family protein — protein: MPYVHIRVTDEGVSAEHKRQLIEQTTCMLERVLGKPPASTFVVIEEVPTDNWGVGGETVTAVRARERG
- a CDS encoding LysR family transcriptional regulator translates to MREISLDRLRTLVVISDLGSFAEAARQLNLAPPTISLHVAELEARIGAPLLTRTRGQVRPTVIGETLLARARRLLADADLALDEVRRQVEGLTGRVRLGASTGAIAHLLPQALEHLRTVHPGIDVQVQVLTSQASLARLREGTLDIGLVALPQVSGKGLAVTPWRRDPILAYVPADWQPPAKVTPAWLAQRALILNDSSTQLSRVTGEWFAAAGLYPEPRIELNYNDAIKSLVGAGYGATLLPQEGESAELDRRIARRPLRPGLWRQLGIACREGQVERATGYVLQALERLRQ